One genomic region from Pyxicephalus adspersus chromosome 1, UCB_Pads_2.0, whole genome shotgun sequence encodes:
- the LOC140321637 gene encoding galactosylgalactosylxylosylprotein 3-beta-glucuronosyltransferase 1-like: MLRRRNLLTTLLIVLPWALLLTLWHQHPTSRYLTLLRKDTGDNSTVRPLFNNVTQSKEDSLQCVHQHSTRETPVVVRTYVYSRPPPWNEELPVIYVITPTYTRPVQKADLVRLANTFLHVVNLHWIVVEDCPRKTKLVANLLEKAGLNFTHLNIESPHNQKVGLSRTPSHTPRGTMQRNLGLRWLRDNINASNPPEGVVYFADDDNTYSLELFEEMRYTRTVSVWPVAFVGGLRYESPRVSTAGRVVGWKTVFDPNRPFAIDMAGFAISLRLILERPYANFKLEGVKGGYQETSLLKDLVTMDGLEAKAANCTKVLVWHTRTERPTLVNEGKRGFTDMNIEV; the protein is encoded by the exons ATGCTGAGGAGACGAAACCTTCTCACTACACTGCTCATCGTCCTACCATGGGCCCTGCTCCTAACACTGTGGCATcagcaccccaccagccgctACCTCACCCTGCTAAGAA AGGACACAGGTGACAATTCTACAGTCAGACCCCTTTTCAACAACGTGACCCAGAGTAAGGAGGACTCTCTTCAATGTGTCCACCAGCACTCCACCCGAGAAACCCCTGTGGTTGTCCGGACATATGTCTATTCTCGACCCCCACCCTGGAATGAGGAGCTTCCCGTTATCTATGTCATCACACCAACCTACACCCGACCAGTCCAGAAAGCTGATCTGGTTCGACTTGCCAACACCTTTCTGCACGTTGTAAACTTGCACTGGATCGTGGTGGAAGATTGTCCAAGGAAGACCAAACTGGTTGCCAACCTGCTGGAGAAAGCTGGGCTTAACTTCACCCACCTAAACATAGAGAGCCCACATAATCAAAAAGTGGGCTTATCCAGAACCCCTTCCCACACCCCAAGAGGAACCATGCAGAGAAACCTGGGTCTACGATGGTTGCGGGACAACATCAATGCTTCCAATCCTCCCGAAGGAGTGGTCTACTTCGCTGATGATGACAACACCTACAGCCTGGAACTTTTTGAAGag atgcGATACACCAGGACAGTATCCGTGTGGCCAGTGGCATTCGTGGGCGGTTTACGATACGAATCCCCGAGAGTCAGTACGGCAGGCAGAGTGGTTGGATGGAAGACTGTGTTTGACCCCAACCGCCCATTTGCCATTGACATGGCCGGCTTTGCCATCAGCCTTCGCCTCATTTTGGAAAGGCCTTATGCCAACTTCAAGCTGGAGGGGGTTAAAGGTGGATACCAGGAGACCAGTTTACTGAAAGACCTCGTCACCATGGATGGGCTGGAAGCCAAGGCTGCCAATTGCACTAAG GTTTTGGTCTGGCACACAAGAACTGAAAGACCTACATTGGTGAATGAAGGAAAAAGAGGATTCACCGATATGAATATTGAAGTGTAG